The Chitiniphilus purpureus sequence GGGCGCATCTGGCGCGACTTCATCGCCAACTATACGCTGCAGTACAACCTGCGCGACGGCGCGACGGCGCGCACCGATGCCAACATCGGCTGGCACCAGCCGCAGCAGGGGCGCGCGCTCAACCTGCGCTACGTGATGAACCGCAACGTCTCCCCCAGCATCGAACAGTTCGACCTGTCGGCGCAGTGGCCGTTGGCGCGCAACTGGTACGGCGTTGGCCGCTTCAACTATTCGCTCAAGGACGACAGGTCGTTGGAGGCGCTCGCCGGCCTTGAGTACAATGACGGCTGCTGGGCCGCCCGGCTGGTCGCCCAGCGCTACATCACCTCCAACGGCGATTACACTGTTTCCTATTTCGCCATGCTCGAACTGGGCGGACTGGTCGGCCTGGGCTCGAACCCGGTGGACACCCTGAGCCAGTCCATCCCCGGTTATACCGATATCGTCGCTCCTTCCGCGTTGACCAAACCATGATGCTCCGAACCCTGCTGACCACCCTTGCCCTCACCCTCGCCGCCGCCGCCGCGCCGGCCAAGGTCGTCACCGTCGACCGCGTCATCGCCGTGGTCAACCGCGGCACCATCACCGAGAGCGAGCTGAACAACCGTGTCGCCTCGGTGGAACGGAACCTGCGGGGCAAGAACGTACAACTGCCACCGCCCGAGGTGATGCGCCAGCAGGTGCTCGAACGCATGATCATGGACGAGATCCAGCTGCAGTACGCCAAGCAGATCGGCATCCGGGTCGATGATGCACAGCTGGAGCGCGCGATCGGCCGCATCGCCGAGCAGAACAAGCTGCCGCTGCCGGAGTTCCGTGCCAAGCTCGAACAAACCGGGCTCGAGTGGAAATCGTTCCGCGAGGACATCCGCAACGAGATCACGCTGTCCAGGCTGCGCGAACGCGAGATCGACAACAAGATCCTCGTCAGCGACAACGAGGTGAACGACTACCTCAAGCTCAACGCGGGCAAGACCGACCGCGAATATCTGCTGTCGCAGATCCAGGTGTCGCTGCCGGAAAGTGCCTCGCCCGAACAGATCCAGGCCAAGCGCGCCCGGATCGTCGCCGCGCGGCAGGAGCTGGCCGACGGCAAGCCGTTCGCGTCGGTCGCCGCCACCTATTCGGATGCCAAGGAAGCGATCAGCGGCGGCTCGCTGGGCTGGCGTGCCGCCGGCAGCCTACCGCCGGCGTTCCAGCAACTGCTCGGCAACATGCAGCCGGGCCAGCTGACTGACATCATCCGCAGCCCGATCGGCTTTCATCTGTTCCGGCTGGATGACCTGCGTACCGACCAGCGTCGCGAAGTGGTACAGCAGACCCGGGCACGCCACATCCTGATCAAGACCAACGAACTCGTCTCCGAAGCGGATGCACGCCGCAAGCTGCAGCAGCTGCGCGACCGTATCACCGGCGGCGCCAAGTTCGCCGATGTCGCCCGCGCCTTTTCCGAGGACACCAGCGCCGCCAACGGCGGCGACCTGGGCTGGATCAACCCGGGCGAGACCGTGCCTGAATTCGAACAGGCCATCAATGGGCTCAAGCCGGGTGAATTGAGCCCGCTGGTCCGCTCACCGTTCGGCCTGCACCTGATCCAGGTCAGCGAGCGCCGGCAACAGGACGTCACCGAGGAACGCGAGCGCTTTCGCGTGCGCATGGCGATCAAGCAGCGCAAATCCGAGGAAGCCTACGAAGACTGGCTGCGTCAGGCGCGCGACCGTGCCTATGTGAAGATCCGGCTGCAGGACGAATAACCGCGATGGCCCTGCGCCCCGCGCTTGCACTCACCACCGGCGAACCGGCCGGGATCGGCCCCGAGATCGCCGCCGCCGTGGCGGCGGGGCATCCGGAGGTACGGCTGGTGCTGCTGGGCGATCGCGCGCTGCTCAGCCAACGGGCGCAAGCGCTGGGCTGCAGCGCCGACTGGCCCGATTTCGATCCGCAACGGGACGACGACGTGGCACTGCTGCACCTGCCGCTCGCCACCCACGCCGAGCCGGGCCGGCTTGACCCCGCCAATGCAGGCTATGTGCTGCGCCTGCTGGATGCCGCCGTCGACGGCTGCCTCGCCGGCAGCTTCGCTGCCATGGTCACCGCGCCCATCCACAAGGGCGTGATCAACGATGCCGGCGTCGCCGACGGCTTCTTCTTCGGCCACACCGAGTACCTCGCCCAGCGCACCGGCACCGGACAGGTGGTGATGCTGCTGGCCGGCAGTGGGATGCGCGTGGCGCTGGCCACCACCCACCTGCCGCTGGCCGAGGTGCCGGCGGCGATCACGCCGCAGGGTCTGTCACGGACACTGCGCATCCTCGATCACGATCTCAGGCATAAGTTCGGCATCGCCGCGCCGCGCATCCTGGTGGCCGGGCTCAACCCGCATGCCGGCGAAGCGGGCCACCTGGGGCGCGAGGAGATCGAGATCATCGAACCCACGCTCGCGGCGCTGCGCGCCGAGGGCCTGACGCTGATCGGGCCATTGCCGGCCGATACGCTGTTCAACACCAAACAGCTGGCCCGCGGCGACGCCGTGCTGGCGATGTACCATGATCAGGGCCTGCCGGTGCTCAAGTACGCCAGCTTCGGCCATGGCGTCAACGTCACGCTGGGCCTGCCGCTGATCCGCACCTCGGTGGACCATGGCACGGCCCTTGATCTAGCGGGACGCGGCACGGCCGACCCGGGCAGCCTGCACGCCGCGGTGCGACTGGCCGCCGGGCTGGTTGCCCGCCAGGGCCGGGCGGATTGAGGCGGCAGGCACCGTGGCTGCATATCCGGCCATGCTGCACAGTGGCCGCGCCAGCGCCACAGACGCAGCCATGACATCCATCTCACCAGGCCCCAGGGCATTGCCATGACACATATCCCGCGCAAGCGTTTCGGCCAGAACTTCCTGCAGGATCAGGGGGTGATCGCCGATATCGTCAACGCCGTCGACCCGGACGGGGACGATGTACTGGTGGAGATCGGGCCGGGCCTGGCCGCGCTGACCGCGCCGCTGATCGGACGCGCCGGCCGGCTGCATGCGGTGGAGATCGACCGCGACATCGTGGCGTACCTGCGACAGCATTTCGATGCCGAGGAGCTGGTGATCCACAACGTGGATGCCCTCAAGTTCGATTTCGGCGCGCTCGCCGACGAGATCGCCCCAGGCCGCAAGCTGCGGCTGGTGGGCAATCTGCCCTACAACATCTCGACGCCGCTGCTCTTTCACCTGGCCCAGTTCGCGCCACGTATCGCGGACATGCACTTCATGCTGCAAAAGGAAGTGGTCGATCGGATGGTGGCCGAACCATCCACGGCCGACTACGGCCGGCTTTCGATCATGCTGCAGCTGCGTTTCTACATGGAACGCGTGCTCGACGTGCCGCCGGGCGCGTTCCACCCGCCGCCCAAGGTCGATTCGGCCGTGGTGCGCATGCTTCCCTGGCCGCAGCCCCCCTTTCCCGTGGCCGATCCGGCACGGCTGGAAGACCTGGTCGCCGCCGCGTTCACCCAACGCCGCAAGACCTTGCGCAACAATCTCAAGGGCATCGTCGACGATGCCCAGTTCGCCGCGCTCGGCATCGACCCGGGCCTGCGGCCGGAAAACCTGCAGGTGGGTCAGTTCGTGGCACTCGCCAACGCGCTGGAGTCCGTAACGCCGGTCAGGGGCTAGCGCGCGGGCGTTCAGGGATTTCCCGGCTTGCCGTATCCGGGGCAGGCACCCACACTGCGGCCATATTCCAGCAGGGCCCAGCCCATGATCCGCTTTTGCGATGTCAACAAGTGGTACGGTCGCGACCACCATGTGCTCAAGCACATCAACCTGGACATCGCCGCCGGCGAAGTGGTGGTGGTGTGCGGGCCTTCCGGATCGGGCAAATCCACGCTGATCCGCACCATCAACCAGCTCGAACCGATCGAGCAGGGCGAGATCTGGGTCGGCGAGGTCCAGGTGAACAATCCACGAACCAACATCAACCGGTTGCGCGAAGACGTGGGCTTCGTGTTCCAGCACTTCAACCTGTATCCGCATCTGTCGGTCCTGGACAACATCACGCTCGCCCCGATCCGGGTCAAGAGGATCGGGTCGGCACTGGCGCGGGAACAGGCGCTGGCGCTGCTCGAACGCGTGGGTCTTGCACATAAGAAGGATGCCTACCCGGCCAACCTCTCGGGCGGCCAGCAGCAGCGGGTGGCGATCGCCCGCGGGCTGGCGATGCAACCCAAGGTGATGCTGTTCGACGAGCCCACCAGCGCGCTCGACCCGGAAATGATCGGCGAGGTGCTCAAGGTGATGCAGGACCTCGCTGAATCGGGCATGACCATGATGGTGGTCAGCCACGAGATGGGATTTGCCCGCGAGGTGGCGCATCGGGTGCTCTTCCTGGATCACGGCGAAGTGCTGGAGGACGCCCCACCCGCGCGTTTCTTCACCCAGCCTGCGCACGAGCGCACCCGGCAGTTCCTGCGCCAGGTGCTGTCACCCATGCACGGGTGAGCGCAGCGGGAACCACGCCATTCACCGGCATTGCCCGAACCTTCTGCACAAATGGCGCAGTTCACCTGCCGTAAGCTAGGGATTTCACTGAGAGCATGGCCGACAGGCACTGCCTATACTGCGCTCACTCAACACCTATCCCACCGGAGTGCGAGATGAACAAACTGATGCCGCTCAGCCTTGTGGCGCTGGCGCTGACCGCCGGCGGCGCGCACGCCGAAGCCCTGACAGGCACGCTGAAGAAGATCAAGGAAAACGGCGTGATCGTGGTCGGGCACCGCGACTCGTCGATCCCGTTCTCCTACCTGGACAACCAGAAACCGATTGGCTATTCGATGGATCTGGCCAACAGGATCGTCGAGAGCGTCAAGAAGGAACTGAAGATGCCCAACCTGCAGGTGCGTTATAACCTGGTCACCTCGCAGACCCGCATCCCGCTGGTACAGAACGGCACCGTCGACTTCGAGTGCGGCTCCACCACCAACAATCTGGAACGGCAGAAGCAGGTGGCCTTCTCGGTGGGCATCTTCGAGATCGGCACGCGCCTGCTGACCAAGAAGACCTCGGGCGTGAAGGACTTCGCCGACCTGTCGGGCAAGAATGTCGTCACCACCGCGGGCACTACCTCCGAGCGGCTGATCAAGTCCATGAACGCCGAGAAGAAGCTGAACATGAACATCATCAGCGCCAAGGACCACGGTGAATCGTTCCTGATGCTCGAATCGGGCCGTGCGGTGGCGTTCATGATGGACGACGCGCTGCTGGCCGGCGAGATGGCCAAGGCCAGGAAGCCGGACGACTGGGTCATCGTCGGCAAGCCGCAGTCATACGAAATCTACGGCTGCATGCTGCGCAAGGATGACGCACCGTTCAAGAAGGTGATCGACGACACGCTCAGGACCACCTTCAAGTCGCCCGAGATGAACACCATCTACAAGCGCTGGTTCGAAAGCCCGATCCCGCCCAAGGGGCTGAACCTGAACTTCCCGATGAGCCCGGAGCTCAAGGAACTGCTGGCCAATCCGACCGACAAGTCGGCCGAGCAGATGTAGTTGCGGGCAGATCGCCGCAGGCGCCTGCGCTTGCTGTGCGGACGATCCGATTTGCTGACCGACGGCGCAGCCTTGCTGCGCCTGTCTTTTTACACGCCGTGGGAGCACCGCGAGGTACCGGCGGCGCCGGTGCAGGGACGGCCGTGCCGATGATTGCCGCCGCGGCCCGGGTCGTGTGGGAGGCGCCTTATGAATTACAACTGGGACTGGCAAGTCTTTTTCAAGTCCACAGGCATCGGCGATGAGATCTACCTGGACTGGTTCGTCACCGGCCTGGGCTGGACCGTGGCGTTGGCGCTGGGCGCCTGGCTGATCGCGCTGCTGCTCGGCACGGTGCTCGGCGTGATGCGCACGCTGCCGGGGCGCACCGCGCGACGCATCGCGGGCGCATACGTCGAACTGTTCCGCAACGTGCCGCTCCTGGTGCAGCTCTTCATCTGGTACTTCATCGTGCCGGACTGGCTGCCCGGCCCCCTGGAGCTGTGGTTCAAGCAGACGCTGCATCCGGCGACCAGCGCCTTCATCAGTGTCACGCTCTGCCTTGGCCTCTTTACCGCCGCGCGCGTCTGCGAGCAGGTGCGCACCGGTATCGAGGCACTGCCACGTGGTCAGGCGATGGCGGCGTTCGCCTTGGGCCTGCGCCTGTCGCAGGTCTACCGGCAGGTGCTGCTGCCGCAGGCGTTCCGCATCATCATCCCGCCACTGACCAGCGAGTTCCTGAATGTCTTCAAGAACTCGTCGGTCGCATCGCTGATCGGCCTGATGGAGCTCCTGGCGCAGACCAAGCAGACGGCCGAGTTCACCGCCAACCTGTTCGAGGCTTTCACGCTCGCCACGCTGATCTACTTCACGCTCAACATGGGCCTGATGCTGCTGATGCGCTGGGTGGAAAGGAAGGTGCGCGTGCCGGGCCTGATCGCCCTGGGAGGCAAATGATGGATTTCTCGCAGATCGTCCCGGCGCTGCCCGCGCTGTGGCAGGGCATGCTGCTGACGCTCAAACTGCTGGTGCTCGCAGTGCTGGGCGGCGTGGCGCTCGGTACGCTGCTCGCGCTGGCGCGGCTGTCGCACAACCGCACGCTCTCGTTCCTTGCGGGCTTCTACGTCAACTACTTCCGTTCGATCCCGCTACTGCTGGTCATCACCTGGTTCTACTTCGTGGTGCCGTTCATCATCGGCTGGCTCACCGGCACCAACCAACCGATCGGCGCGTTCACCTCGTGCCTGATCGCCTTCATGATGTTCGAGGCGGCCTACTATTGCGAAATCGTGCGGGCCGGCATCCAGTCGATCTCGCGCGGGCAGGTGAACGCCGCCTACGCCCTGGGGATGAACTATCGCCAAACCATGCAGCTGGTGATCCTGCCGCAGGCGTTCCGCAAGATGACGCCACTGTTGCTGCAGCAGTCGATCATCCTGTTCCAGGACACCTCGCTCGTCTACGCGGTCGGCCTGATGGATTTCCTCAACACCGCCCGCTCGCAGGGGGATATCACCGGTTACCTGCATGAGTTCCTGCTGTTCGCAGGCTTTGTCTATTTCATCGTCAGTTTTGGCGCGTCCCGGCTGGTCAAGCGCCTGCAAAAGAGGTTGACCGTATGATCTCCATCCAGAACGTCAGCAAATGGTACGGCAACTTCCAGGTGCTCTCCGATTGCAGCACCGAGGTGAAAAAGGGCGAGGTGGTCGTGGTATGCGGCCCGTCCGGATCGGGCAAGAGCACCCTGATCAAGTGCGTGAACGGGCTGGAGCCGTTCCAGTCCGGGCAGATCCTGGTCGACGGCACCTCGGTCGGTGCGCCCAGGACGGATCTGCCGCGGCTGCGCTCACGCGTCGGCATGGTGTTCCAGCACTTCGAGCTGTTCCCACATCTGTCGATCACCGACAATCTGACACTTGCCCAGACCAAGGTACTGGGACGCAGCGCGGACGAAGCGAGGAAGAAGGGTCTTGCGCTGCTAGATCGGGTCGGCCTGTCGGCGCAAGCGGCCAAGTTTCCCGGTCAGCTCTCGGGTGGGCAGCAGCAACGCGTCGCGATCGCCCGCGCGCTGGCGATGGACCCGATCGCCATGCTGTTCGACGAACCGACAAGCGCGCTCGACCCGGAGATGATCAACGAGGTGCTGGATGTGATGGTCGAACTCGCGCGCGAAGGCATGACCATGATGGTGGTCACCCATGAGATGGGCTTCGCGCGCAAGGTGGCGCACCGGGTCATCTTCATGGACCGGGGCGCCATCGTCGAGGACGCCGACAAGGACACCTTCTTCGGCAGCCCGCGCAGCGAACGCGCCCAGGCCTTCCTCTCCAAGATCCTGTCGCACTGACGCGGCCGGCGCCCAAAACCAAAACCCCGCCGCTGGCGGGGTTTTGCATGCGGAGCACGGCGCTCAGATCTTGCCGGACAGTCCCAGGCGCATCCACAGTTCGGCAACGCCCGGCGGCACCGGCTCGCTGAAGTGGAATCCCTGCAGGAACTGCACGCCAAGGCCCTGCAGAAAGCGCGCGGTTTCGAGGTTCTCGACGCCCTCGACCACGATCTGCAGATCAAGGCCATGCGACAGCTGCACGATGGCCTGCATCACCCGCCGGCCCTCTTCCGTGTGCAGGCGCTGAGTGAACGATACGTCCACTTTCAGGATCTGCGCCGGCATCTCGTGCAATTGCGACAGCGACGAGTAGCCGGTGCCGAAATCATCGATCGCCAGCGCAAAGCCTGCAGCCCCCAACAGCTTGAGGTGCTTGAGCTGGCGCGAATAGTCGGTCAGCGCCACCGACTCGGTGATCTCGATGATCACATCGGCCGGGCGCAGTCGGAACTCGGCCAGCCGATCGACCAGGTTGGAGACGAAGCGCGGGGCGAAAAGCTGGCTGCGCGAGACGTTCAGCATCAGCTTCTGCGGCAGGCCGGCGTCACGCCATTCCCGCAGCTTGCACAGCGACTGGTGGGTCACCACTTCCGACAACTCCTGGATCAACCCGACCTTCTCGGCCATCGGGATGAAAAGCTCGGGACTGATCCAGCCACTCTTGTCGTCCTGCCAGCGCGCCAGCGCCTCGATGGCATACACCTCGCCGTTCTTGGCATGGATGATGGGTTGGTAGAACACCTGCAGGCTGCCCAGCCGGATCGCGTCGGACAGGCGCGCCTGGATCGCCACGTGTTCGCGTCCGAGCGACTTCAGATGCAGGATGTCGCTGTAGAAACAGGCATTGTTCCGACCGGCGTGCTTGGCGTGATACATGGTGTGGTCGGCCGCCGTGAGCAACTCCTCGCCCGATTCGGCGTTGTCCGGGAATATCGCGAAGCCGACACTGATGGTCGGCTTGGCTTCCATGCCGTCGAGCACCACGCCCTGGCGTGCGGCCTGACGCAGGCGGTTGGCGATATCGGGCAGCCGGGCGGTATCGGTGAGGTCGGGCAGCACCACCACGAACTCGTCGCCCCCCCAGCGCGCCAAGAGGTCGTTGTCGCGCAGCACCGACTTGAGCCGCTGTGCGAGGTTGATCAGCAGCTCGTCGCCGATCTTGTGGCCGAACGCATCGTTGATCTGCTTGAAATGATCGAGGTCGATGAAACCGAGCGCGACCTTGGTGTTGTCGCGCCGCGCACGATCCACCGCATGCGCCAGCGCCTGGTCCAGCAGCAGCCGGTTGGGCAGCTTGGTCAGGTTGTCATAGTGTGCAAGCTGGGTGATGTGCTGCTCGTTCAGATGCGCCACCGTCACGTCGCGCAGGACGCCGCGCACACCATGGCAGGCCCCGTCCGGGCCGCGCTGTGCGATCAGCCGGGCCTCCACCCACAGGAACTCGCTGTTCTCCTGCATCAGCCGGAAGCGCTGGCTGGCTGGGTCGGCCGAATTGAGCAGCCGGGCAAAGGTGGCATCCACACCGGCACGGTCCTCCGGATGCACCCACGTGAAAAGCTGCTTGCCCAGATCGAACGCCAGATTCCGCGGATCGAGCGCGCGCAGCTTTGCCCAGGCTGGGGTCGTCTCCTGCAACTCGCCCGCCGGGGTCATGTCGATGATGGCCTCCTCCAGCAGGTTGAGCGTATCGAGCATCACCTTCTTGCGCGCCGCATCCTGCGCCAGTTCGGTCACGTCGTGCACCAGCACCACCACGCGTGGCTCGCCCACGGTCACCGGCTGCAGCCGCGCATGCAGCCACACGCCCAGTTGCGGCAAGGCGCATTGCACCGAGAGGCTGCGGCCGCCCGCCAGCGCATCGGGGACGGCGCGGGCCAGCGGCTGCGCCATCTCCTGCGGCAATACCAGCGCCATCTGGCGGCCGGACAGGGTTTCGGCGGCCGGCAAGGCCGGATGGCCCGACCATACCTGCCCGATCACCCCATTGGGCGCGATCTCGAACACCATGTCCTCGGTCGCACCGACCAGCGCGCGCAGCCGCTGCTGGTTGGCAAGCATCGCCTCCTCCACCTGCAGACGGGTCAACGCCTGCGCAACGTGGTTGCCCAGCATCGCCAGGAGCTTGAGCTCGGTCTGGCTGCGTTCGCGGCGCTCGTCATCGTCAAGGAAGCACAGGAAACCGAACAATTCGCCACGGTTGAGCAAGGGGATGCACAGGATGCGCCGGGCGCCGATCTGCGCGAGCAGCATCTGTTCGGCCAGCGGCAGCTCCAGCAGCGATTTGTTGAGCACCATGCCCACCGCCAGCGTATCGGCCAGCAGCGGATAGCTTGCATATTCGAGCAGCTTGAGTGGCTCGGGCGTGATGGCGGCAAGACGGGTATGCGGATCGCGCCAGACGGAATTCATCCGGGCCGCGCCGCCGTCGGCGGCATTGAGATAGAGCCCGACCACGCTTGCACGCGTCACGTCCGCCAGCGCAGCCATCGCATCGAGCAGGCTGGATGGGCCTTCGTTGGTCAGGAGGCGCGCGACGACGCGGTCAAAGGCATCGAAATAGGCGTGATACAGGCCAAGTTCACGTTGTGCGGCAAAGCGCTCATCGTCGGTCGCCATCCACTCGGGCTTGGCCATGCACGGTCCCCCTGGGCGCCCGGCCCGGGTCGGGCAGACGCAATATAAAGCCCCCGCCGCGTTTTGGCTGGCGAGGGCCTGTAAGTTTGCGGGGGTCGCCGCGCCTGGTCAACCCTGGACTGACAAAGCAGCCGACACGGCGGCAGGGCGGAGCACCGGCTTCCCGAGGCTACGCCTTGGGCGCCGGCGGTTCGATCACCTCGGACCAGCCACATTCCTTCTGTGGGCACTTCTTTTCCACGCCGCGGCGCTTGGTGGTCTTGATGGTCAGCACCGGCCATTGGCACTTCGGGCACGCCTCGGCGAGCGGCGGGTCCCAGGTGGCGTAGTTGCATTTGGGATAGGTGCTGCACGAGTAGAACAGCTTGCCGTAGCGGCTCTTCTTTTCCTTGAGCGTGCCCTTCTGGCATTGCGGGCATTCGACGCCGGTATCCTTGGGCGGCTCCAGCGGCTCGATATGCTTGCACTTCGGATAGGCCGAGCAGCCGATGAACTTGCCGTAGCGCCCCTGCTTGATGTGCAGCACCGAGCCGCATTCGGGGCAGCTGCGCCCCTCGACCACTTCGGGTTCGACCGGGGCGGTGGCGGCATCCTCGTTCAGGTTGCGCGTGTAATCGCATTCCGGATAGGTGGTACAGCCGATGAAGCGGCCGCGCTTGCCAAGGCGGATGGCGAGCTTGTTGCCGCACTTGGGGCAATCCTCATCGAGCTCTTCCTGCGTCACTTCCTTGCGCGACAGCCCCTGCTTCTCCACCACCGTGTCGTGGAAACGTTTCCAGAACTCGTCGAGCACCGGCACCCACTCGCGTGAGCCGTTGGAGATCTCGTCGAGCCGATCTTCCATCTTGGCGGTGAAGTCGTAGTCGACGTACTGCGTGAAGTGCTCGGTGAGGAACTTGTTGACCACCTCGCCGGTATCGGTGGGAATGAAGCGCTTCTTGTCCAGATCGACGTATTCGCGATCCTTCAGCGTCTTGATGATGGAAGCGTAGGTGGACGGCCGGCCGATGCCGAATTCCTCCAGCGCCTTCACCAGGCTGGCTTCGGAATAGCGTGGCGGCGGCTGGGTGTAGTGCTGCTCGCCGAACAGCTTGTCGACCGGCAGCGCCTCGCCCTCCTCCAGCGCCGGCAGGCGGGCTTCGTCCTCGTCGTCCGGTTCGACATCGTCCGCGTCTTCCTGATAGACCGCGATGAAGCCGGGGAACACCAGCGTCTGGCCACTGGCACGGAACACGCCCTCGCCGACGGTGATGTCGACGCTGACGGTGTCGAACTTGGCCGGCGCCATCTGGCACGCCAGTGTGCGCTTCCAGATCATCTGGTACAGCTTGAACTGGTCAGGGCTCAGATAGGCCTTGATCGATTCGGGGGTACGGCCAATGGCGGTGGGGCGCACCGCCTCGTGCGCCTCCTGCGCGTTCTTCGACTTGTTCTTGTAGACCACCGGCGCATTTGGCAGGTAGTCCTTGTCGAAGTGGCTGCCGATATAGTCGCGGATGTCGGCGAGCGCCTCGTTGGACAGCGCGACTGCGTCGGTACGCATATAGGTGATCAAGCCGACCGTCTCGCCGCCGACGTTGATGCCTTCGTACAGCTGTTGCGCCGTGCGCATCACGCGGTCGGTGGTCATGCCAAGCTTGCGCACACCCTCCTGCTGCAATGTGGACGTGGTGAACGGCGCTGCCGGGCTACGCGACTTCTTCTTTTTCTCGACCTTGGTGACGCGCGCGTCATGGCCGGCCAGGCCCTTGACGATGTCGGCCTGCGCGGCCTCGGTGGGAATGTCGAACTGTTCGAGCTTCTTGCCTTGCCACTCGAACAGCTTGGCGCCGAACTTCTGCCGGCCCTTGTGGCTGTCCAGATGGATGGTCCAGTACTCCTGGCTCTGGAACACCCGGATCTCGGCCTCGCGCTCGCAGATCAGCCGCAGCGCCGGGCTCTGCACCCGGCCGGCCGACAGGCCGGAGCGCACCTTGCGCCACAGCAACGGCGACAGGTTGAAGCCCACCAGGTAGTCCAGCGCGCTGCGCGCCTGCTGTGCATTGACCAGATTGCTGTCGATGTCACGCGGATTGGCCACCGCCTGCTTCACCGCTGATTCGGTGATCTCGTGGAACACCACGCGCTTGAAGGTCTTCTCCGGTGTGAGCAGCTTCTTGCCCTTGAGGATCTCCAGGATGTGCCAGGAGATCGCCTCACCCTCGCGGTCCGGATCGGAGGCAAGGTAGACATGGTCGGCCTGCTTCACTGCATCACAGATGGCATCGACGTGCTTCTTGTTCTTGTCGATCACCTGGTACTTCATCTTGAACTGATTATCGGTGTCGACCGAACCATCCTTACGCACCAGACCGCGCACGTGTCCGTAGGACGCAAGGATCTGGAAGTCCTTGCCAAGATACTTTTGTAGCGTTTTGGCCTTGGATGGCGATTCAACGATCAGCAGGTTGGCAGGCATGGGATCGGATTCGGAGAAGTTGGCGCTTTATTTAATTAGTGGCGGAACATGGACAAGGCAAGCGCGGGCCCGGTTCACTGCGACGGCGGAGGCAATCAATGCAGGACGGCGTCGCTGCGGCCGAACAGGATGTCCTCGATCAGGAATCCGGCCCGCGCATGCCGCTGCGGCCAGACCGCCAGCAGCACCAGGCGCTGCAGCCGCTCCAGCCCGGTATGCAGGGGCGCATGGCCGTGCACGCGGTCCAGCACCAGCTCCCGTTCGGCGGCATCGAGCGCCCCCGAGCGTTCCAGGCTGAACCAGTAACCTATCGCCTCGGCCGACAGCAAGGCGAGTTCCTGCGGATGCAGCTGTCGTGCCATATGCCGGCCCGCCAGCGGGGCGTACGCGGCAAAATCGACCTGGTCGACCTCGTCAAGCCAGGCAAGCGCTTCGCCGATCTCGTCGTCCTCGAAACCGGCCTCGGCCAGCTCATGGGTCAGCCGCGGCAGATCGGGTGTCTCCTCGGCGTGGTGGAACACCTGAAACAGATAGGCCAGCACATCCAGCATACGTATTCTTTCGGCCCTTTCCCTGCCAAAACAAAAACCATCCCGCAGGATGGCCCGAGCGGCCACCCGAGGTACAGTCACTCGGTGCCCTATCGCCGCTGGTAGCGGCCTCCAGGCAGGGCGGCAATGGCCCCGTTCATTTCCAAACCCAGCAGAATTGCGCAGAGCCGGTCCGCAGTCAAGTTGCATCTTGCAAGCAGCGTATCGAAATCGACCGGATCATAGCCAGCCGCCTGCAATACCTTCCCTTCGTCGCCGTCAGGCGTCGCCACAGCCGCGACATCGGCTGCACGCGGTGGTGCCGATCGGCTGCCGCCCCAGCCCAACTCGCCCA is a genomic window containing:
- a CDS encoding peptidylprolyl isomerase yields the protein MMLRTLLTTLALTLAAAAAPAKVVTVDRVIAVVNRGTITESELNNRVASVERNLRGKNVQLPPPEVMRQQVLERMIMDEIQLQYAKQIGIRVDDAQLERAIGRIAEQNKLPLPEFRAKLEQTGLEWKSFREDIRNEITLSRLREREIDNKILVSDNEVNDYLKLNAGKTDREYLLSQIQVSLPESASPEQIQAKRARIVAARQELADGKPFASVAATYSDAKEAISGGSLGWRAAGSLPPAFQQLLGNMQPGQLTDIIRSPIGFHLFRLDDLRTDQRREVVQQTRARHILIKTNELVSEADARRKLQQLRDRITGGAKFADVARAFSEDTSAANGGDLGWINPGETVPEFEQAINGLKPGELSPLVRSPFGLHLIQVSERRQQDVTEERERFRVRMAIKQRKSEEAYEDWLRQARDRAYVKIRLQDE
- the pdxA gene encoding 4-hydroxythreonine-4-phosphate dehydrogenase PdxA, which encodes MALRPALALTTGEPAGIGPEIAAAVAAGHPEVRLVLLGDRALLSQRAQALGCSADWPDFDPQRDDDVALLHLPLATHAEPGRLDPANAGYVLRLLDAAVDGCLAGSFAAMVTAPIHKGVINDAGVADGFFFGHTEYLAQRTGTGQVVMLLAGSGMRVALATTHLPLAEVPAAITPQGLSRTLRILDHDLRHKFGIAAPRILVAGLNPHAGEAGHLGREEIEIIEPTLAALRAEGLTLIGPLPADTLFNTKQLARGDAVLAMYHDQGLPVLKYASFGHGVNVTLGLPLIRTSVDHGTALDLAGRGTADPGSLHAAVRLAAGLVARQGRAD
- the rsmA gene encoding 16S rRNA (adenine(1518)-N(6)/adenine(1519)-N(6))-dimethyltransferase RsmA, translating into MTHIPRKRFGQNFLQDQGVIADIVNAVDPDGDDVLVEIGPGLAALTAPLIGRAGRLHAVEIDRDIVAYLRQHFDAEELVIHNVDALKFDFGALADEIAPGRKLRLVGNLPYNISTPLLFHLAQFAPRIADMHFMLQKEVVDRMVAEPSTADYGRLSIMLQLRFYMERVLDVPPGAFHPPPKVDSAVVRMLPWPQPPFPVADPARLEDLVAAAFTQRRKTLRNNLKGIVDDAQFAALGIDPGLRPENLQVGQFVALANALESVTPVRG
- a CDS encoding amino acid ABC transporter ATP-binding protein, translated to MIRFCDVNKWYGRDHHVLKHINLDIAAGEVVVVCGPSGSGKSTLIRTINQLEPIEQGEIWVGEVQVNNPRTNINRLREDVGFVFQHFNLYPHLSVLDNITLAPIRVKRIGSALAREQALALLERVGLAHKKDAYPANLSGGQQQRVAIARGLAMQPKVMLFDEPTSALDPEMIGEVLKVMQDLAESGMTMMVVSHEMGFAREVAHRVLFLDHGEVLEDAPPARFFTQPAHERTRQFLRQVLSPMHG
- a CDS encoding glutamate/aspartate ABC transporter substrate-binding protein, yielding MNKLMPLSLVALALTAGGAHAEALTGTLKKIKENGVIVVGHRDSSIPFSYLDNQKPIGYSMDLANRIVESVKKELKMPNLQVRYNLVTSQTRIPLVQNGTVDFECGSTTNNLERQKQVAFSVGIFEIGTRLLTKKTSGVKDFADLSGKNVVTTAGTTSERLIKSMNAEKKLNMNIISAKDHGESFLMLESGRAVAFMMDDALLAGEMAKARKPDDWVIVGKPQSYEIYGCMLRKDDAPFKKVIDDTLRTTFKSPEMNTIYKRWFESPIPPKGLNLNFPMSPELKELLANPTDKSAEQM
- a CDS encoding amino acid ABC transporter permease, with protein sequence MNYNWDWQVFFKSTGIGDEIYLDWFVTGLGWTVALALGAWLIALLLGTVLGVMRTLPGRTARRIAGAYVELFRNVPLLVQLFIWYFIVPDWLPGPLELWFKQTLHPATSAFISVTLCLGLFTAARVCEQVRTGIEALPRGQAMAAFALGLRLSQVYRQVLLPQAFRIIIPPLTSEFLNVFKNSSVASLIGLMELLAQTKQTAEFTANLFEAFTLATLIYFTLNMGLMLLMRWVERKVRVPGLIALGGK